One window of the Salvia miltiorrhiza cultivar Shanhuang (shh) chromosome 6, IMPLAD_Smil_shh, whole genome shotgun sequence genome contains the following:
- the LOC130988931 gene encoding uncharacterized protein LOC130988931 isoform X3 — MEVLKAQNCTSPTTIRPAGLRRDLPPPLLPPPPRFAASALHRSTHGILQDKRDLGVSSQDNIRDSFVVVIVYDVEPRAVVALHALSGFICSSCLKFSVAWEHGQFSRLRVTAATLSELSVAPDYIESAGGLSDSML; from the exons ATGGAGGTGTTGAAAGCTCAAAACTGCACTTCCCCCACCACGATTCGCCCCGCTGGCCTCCGCCGCGATCTGCCACCTCCCTTACTCCCTCCCCCACCGCGATTCGCGGCGTCGGCCCTGCATCGATCTACGCATG GAATATTGCAGGACAAGAGAGATTTAGGAGTCTCATCCCAAGATAATATAAGAGACTCCTTTGTTGTAGTCATAGTTTATGATGTT GAACCACGTGCAGTCGTTGCTCTGCATGCTCTCAGCG GCTTTATATGTTCAAGCTGTTTAAAATTCTCGGTTGCATGGGAGCACGGACAATTTTCAAGGCTGAGAGTTACTGCTGCAACACTGTCCGAGCTTTCTGTCGCACCTGATTATATAGAAAGTGCTGGAGGTCTGTCAGATAGCATGTTGTAA
- the LOC130988931 gene encoding uncharacterized protein LOC130988931 isoform X1, translating to MEVLKAQNCTSPTTIRPAGLRRDLPPPLLPPPPRFAASALHRSTHGILQDKRDLGVSSQDNIRDSFVVVIVYDVEPRAVVALHALSGKALLTCFYSFICSSCLKFSVAWEHGQFSRLRVTAATLSELSVAPDYIESAGGLSDSML from the exons ATGGAGGTGTTGAAAGCTCAAAACTGCACTTCCCCCACCACGATTCGCCCCGCTGGCCTCCGCCGCGATCTGCCACCTCCCTTACTCCCTCCCCCACCGCGATTCGCGGCGTCGGCCCTGCATCGATCTACGCATG GAATATTGCAGGACAAGAGAGATTTAGGAGTCTCATCCCAAGATAATATAAGAGACTCCTTTGTTGTAGTCATAGTTTATGATGTT GAACCACGTGCAGTCGTTGCTCTGCATGCTCTCAGCGGTAAAGCTTTATTAACCTGCTTCTATA GCTTTATATGTTCAAGCTGTTTAAAATTCTCGGTTGCATGGGAGCACGGACAATTTTCAAGGCTGAGAGTTACTGCTGCAACACTGTCCGAGCTTTCTGTCGCACCTGATTATATAGAAAGTGCTGGAGGTCTGTCAGATAGCATGTTGTAA
- the LOC130988931 gene encoding uncharacterized protein LOC130988931 isoform X4 codes for MPTQCSFLFFCRNRIPYGILQDKRDLGVSSQDNIRDSFVVVIVYDVEPRAVVALHALSGKALLTCFYSFICSSCLKFSVAWEHGQFSRLRVTAATLSELSVAPDYIESAGGLSDSML; via the exons ATG CCAACGCAAtgttcctttcttttcttttgccGCAACCGGATCCCTTACG GAATATTGCAGGACAAGAGAGATTTAGGAGTCTCATCCCAAGATAATATAAGAGACTCCTTTGTTGTAGTCATAGTTTATGATGTT GAACCACGTGCAGTCGTTGCTCTGCATGCTCTCAGCGGTAAAGCTTTATTAACCTGCTTCTATA GCTTTATATGTTCAAGCTGTTTAAAATTCTCGGTTGCATGGGAGCACGGACAATTTTCAAGGCTGAGAGTTACTGCTGCAACACTGTCCGAGCTTTCTGTCGCACCTGATTATATAGAAAGTGCTGGAGGTCTGTCAGATAGCATGTTGTAA
- the LOC130988931 gene encoding uncharacterized protein LOC130988931 isoform X2: MPTQCSFLFFCRNRIPYGEILIAELLMVKRLMVKRIGILQDKRDLGVSSQDNIRDSFVVVIVYDVEPRAVVALHALSGKALLTCFYSFICSSCLKFSVAWEHGQFSRLRVTAATLSELSVAPDYIESAGGLSDSML; this comes from the exons ATG CCAACGCAAtgttcctttcttttcttttgccGCAACCGGATCCCTTACGGTGAGATTCTCATTGCTGAGCTATTGATGGTGAAAAGATTGATGGTGAAAAGAATAG GAATATTGCAGGACAAGAGAGATTTAGGAGTCTCATCCCAAGATAATATAAGAGACTCCTTTGTTGTAGTCATAGTTTATGATGTT GAACCACGTGCAGTCGTTGCTCTGCATGCTCTCAGCGGTAAAGCTTTATTAACCTGCTTCTATA GCTTTATATGTTCAAGCTGTTTAAAATTCTCGGTTGCATGGGAGCACGGACAATTTTCAAGGCTGAGAGTTACTGCTGCAACACTGTCCGAGCTTTCTGTCGCACCTGATTATATAGAAAGTGCTGGAGGTCTGTCAGATAGCATGTTGTAA
- the LOC130988931 gene encoding uncharacterized protein LOC130988931 isoform X5 → MVKRLMVKRIGILQDKRDLGVSSQDNIRDSFVVVIVYDVEPRAVVALHALSGKALLTCFYSFICSSCLKFSVAWEHGQFSRLRVTAATLSELSVAPDYIESAGGLSDSML, encoded by the exons ATGGTGAAAAGATTGATGGTGAAAAGAATAG GAATATTGCAGGACAAGAGAGATTTAGGAGTCTCATCCCAAGATAATATAAGAGACTCCTTTGTTGTAGTCATAGTTTATGATGTT GAACCACGTGCAGTCGTTGCTCTGCATGCTCTCAGCGGTAAAGCTTTATTAACCTGCTTCTATA GCTTTATATGTTCAAGCTGTTTAAAATTCTCGGTTGCATGGGAGCACGGACAATTTTCAAGGCTGAGAGTTACTGCTGCAACACTGTCCGAGCTTTCTGTCGCACCTGATTATATAGAAAGTGCTGGAGGTCTGTCAGATAGCATGTTGTAA